Within Trichoderma atroviride chromosome 2, complete sequence, the genomic segment CATCGACACCAAGGTAGCTTGCTGTTCGCAGAATGCCCCCCAAGTTGCCCGGATCTAGAATCTCATTGAGCAAAAGGACAAAGGGCTTTGGTGCATTGTCGTTCTTTCGGGGTATAAACGTGTCTTGCCCGTTGATCGAttcctcttcctttgatTGGTAGTCTAGTTCGACATGAAAGCCTAGCTTCCCCGGCGTTTCTTCGAGTCTGCTTAATGATTTCACCGGTAATCGAGGTAGCGGCGACGTCTCTAGAACAAAGCCGTTGTGCGGCCGACCCATGCTCATCTTGTCCATTAACCTCTGGTCTTCGTTTGGGATGATCGTGATCGGGACGCCCCGTCTCTCCGCTAATCGAGTAATGATTGCATTGTCTTTTAAATCCTTTCGGTTTTCGCCTCCATATATGAAgagtttatataattttcGCCTTCCTTGCTCAAGTGCGGCTTTCACGACGGATTTGCCGTACAGAAATTGCGAGGCGGCGGTCGTGTACTTGATATTCATGGACATCATCTGATTTCTCCTCTCACGAGGCAGCGGTGATTCTACATCTCCATGAAAGTCACTGGTGCGATCATCTTGACTTCGAATAGATGACCGTGGCCGTTCCGAACGCTCTGTAGGCCGAGCACGTTCTGTAGGCCAAGAACGCTCTGTAGGTCGAGAACGCTCTGTGGGCCAAGAACGCTCTATAGGTCGAGAACGCTCTGTAGGCCAAGAACGCTCTGTAGGCCGAGAACGCTCTGTAGGCCGAGAACGCTCTGTAGGCCGAGAACGCTCTGTAGGCCGAGAGGATTCCGTTCTGCGCCGGGGGCTGTTTTCCAGCCTCTGAAAGGGCAGCGGTCGCACTGGCTCTTgaacaagagcagcagcctgatCCTTTAACGCTCCATGCTTGAGTTGGTAAACCAAGCTTTTCTTCCCATACTCGAACTCGGGATTGAGAAAGCGCTTGCGCCTCGTCTGTTTGCCGGattcctcctcgtcttcctcgagTTCCTTCCGGCCAAGCTTCTTGCGTAATTTCTGCTGTTGTCGAGGTGAAGCTGCACCTTCGAGCGCCCTTCTAGTTAGCCCACCACTTCTACCATTGAACGAAGAGTCTCGATCTCTGGACCGGCCTCCGAATTGGACTCTGTCGGATCGCCGCACTCCTCGGTGGATAGCAGAGAGGCTTGCAGGTCGACTTGTCTGCAAAACATAAGCACTGGGCTTGTACATGCAAAGGAATAGTTGGCGCGATAGCCCCTTGGGCCTTAGTTGCCCAAGAGACAACATCATTGGGATAGAAGAATAATAACTGAGCAGTGGTAGTTGTATTGCAGCTAAACCAACCACTCTAACGAGCTCACTAGGTTgacatgtttttttttctgccgcAGATCGTGGGGGACAATTACAGGGTCCTTGGAAGGCGGTGAGCCCTGATAAGCAGCTAGTTCCCTTCACTAAGCCCATTCCAGCGATTAGACCACCGCGTTGTGGCTACGGCCCGCGTCTAAGGCCTTCCAGAGCTGCAGGACGATCTAAATCGTGTGGTTTAGATCATTTGAACATTTGCGACTGTTGGTTCCATGGCACCGATTCTGTATATATCGGCTTGTATAGATGCATACCGATAGCGCTGGGCGCTTGAGTTTACAAGGTACGGGGTTTTCACTTCACTTTGCGTTGATTGTCTTATCAGCGGGCGCTGGCATTCTTCCTGTTGCCCAAAACACAGCAGAACAGCTTCTGTTAACCAGAAACTCTAGATGAACGAATCAAGTGTCCTCCAAGACCTGTTTGAGCCgaacgaggagaagagccatGACGATGTTCCCGCACTAGGCCTTCCGATCTACGATATGGGCGACCTGGGCGATCTTGCGCTGCTAAAGGCGGCGTTGGATGGAGAACAAGAGATGGCTATtgatgaggctgaggctgaggctaGCGAGATGCCCTTGGACGACAGCCGCGATCCGACGCCCGATTTTACAATTCAAATCGACTCCGATACAGATACGTCGAGTAGCGAAATGCAGGTGGATGTTGCGCCGGCAACGCGGATTGAAGTCGCGATTCCAGAACTCTCTGCCGAGAGACGAATTGAGTACTCGGCAGTACATAGCATGGTCGTCGAACGGCTTGCGGCCTGTCGCGAATATCGCAACGACTACATCGAGTACGATTTAGAGTTTACAGACGGCAGAATCCAGACGGTACGTTTAGAGCAATCTGTCTATCCACACCTTGAGTATCGCTCTCGAATTCTCAGAGCTACAGTCCCCTTGGGTTGAGATGCTCCCCTGCTCGCGACCCACACTCACAATGCGCTGCTTCTACCTAATAACCACTACTTTCTCACCGGCGCTTCTCCTGGTTGAAGCTAAGCACTACCGCCgtttctctgtctctcttaCACTGCATTTTCCTTCAACTCTTCATCGCTGCATTAAATGGGCCGGACCCACAGCATATAACGCTACCCACCAACCGCGCCATGTGTTTTTCTTGACTTCTACAATGTCTATTTTCATCCTCATTGATATAGTCTATTCATATTAACACATTTGAAGTTCGACATTACAggccttcttcagcaaatCAACGGCGAACAGGTCTTACGGCGTTGGCACGAGGGTTCTGACATGAGCCCCGCTGATAACAAGCGAAAATACGTCCCTGATGAGGAGGAATGGGATTCCGAACTGAATGATGCCGCCTCTGACGCCAAAGCATCAGAAGTAGAAAACGACGATGAAATTTCCGATGATGAGCCCACGTTACATCGCAGTCGCACGCTGCGCTCGCGGCAAGAGAGCAATCGGCCAAGCTATGCTGGCGGCTCATTTGAAtccgagggcgaggatgaggacgggTCAATCGAAGCTAACCAGCCATCGCGCCGCCTCCGACAGCGGAAATCAACACAGCTGAAACTGACCAACATGTCTTTGAATTCAAGCATCCTGGATCAGGACCAAGACGAACTGGCACTTGAATCTCGCCAAACATCAGAGGAAACTGACAACTTCATGCCTATTGTATCTGACCTCGCAACAAAAAAGGGCCGTCCCAACAATCGATCTGCAAAGCGTTCTCGCCGGATCAAGAAGCAAAATGAAAGAAGCGCCATATTGTCTCGCAAAGTATTGGATGATTCTGATATTGAATTTGAGCAGCCTCGGCGGTCTGCGAGAGCCACAAGGAACCAGACGAGCATGGATGACGACGCTTTCATGGACGACGACTCGTTTTATGTGATTGATGACAAAGCAGCCGCTGCACCAAAGATTATCTCCGTCAGAGAGGTTTTCCAGCCAATATCTCCAGACTCTGATTTCGGTTCTGCACATATGCAGCAATGCCATACCTGCGGAGGCTCGAAGCAGCGGggccagctgctgcattgcCAAGGATGCTCTTTAACGTACCACAAGAATTGCATTGGATACCGGAGCAACCGTGAGCATATGGCTACCAAAATCGGAGACGATGACTTTGTGCTACAATGCAGATTCTGTCTTAACACTCATTTGAAGAAGGATCGCAGTGCGCCCAGGCACAGCGCGTGCCAGAGCTGCAAAAAGGATGGTCGAGCCTGCGCGCCATTCTCACAGAAAAAGACCGCtcggcaagaagaaaaacttcGTGAAGAGAATGGCGGTATCGACCCAGTTACCCCCCGTCTCTCCTGAACTTATCAATAACTCTGATAATGTTCTTTTTCGGTGCACTACTTGTCATCGAGGCTGGCATCAAGAGCATCTGCAATCCTCTGGAGACGACTCTGTTGGAACCGATATTAAACCCGAGCGCCTAAAGGATTACTCCCCTGATTGGCAGTGCAATGATTGCAGCTCTGTTGAGAGCAAAATACATCGCCTGGTGGCATGGCGACCTTACACTCAGCAAACGCCCCTCCCTGCATACGAAGATGTCAGTGAAGATCAGAGAGAATATCTTGTCAAGTGGCACGAGGCTTCATTTGCGCATTGCTCATGGGTCTCTGGATCATGGTTATTTGGTGTTGCCGCCGGCACTATGCGGACCTCGTTTGCAAAACGCGCAGCTGAGCAGAATCTTCTTAAATTTAGCAGTGATGAAGCTATTCCAGACGAATTCATCACTCCCGATCTCATTTTCGACGTCAAATTAGCCAGCTCGGGTTCTCGAAACAgatcaaaagaagaggatcttGCCAATATCTCTCAAGTCAAGAGTATACTAGTCAAGTTCCACGGCCTTGGCTATGATGATGTTGTATGGGATTCTCCGCCTAGTCAAGATAAACCTCGGCTTTACAGCGCCTTTGTAGAAGCATATCGCGGATACATAGAGGGCAAACACTTTCGTAACGAGCCTTCTTCAAAGATCAGAGAACGTATCAGAGAGTATAAGAATAGCCCATTCAAAGAAGTGGACACGCAGCCTGTTGGCCTTAAACGAGGAAAGCTCATGGGCTACCAGATTGAAGGCCTCaactggctgctgcagaactTTCACCAAAGCCGAAGCATTGTCCTTGCAGATGAAATGGGACTGGGTAAGACAGTCCAGGTTGTTGGTCTTGTAACTTCCTTAATTCAAGATACACCAAGGGTAAGTGAATGCCTTTGTATGTGCTGCATTGATTTGTTCAGACTCTCTAACATGTAAAAGTGCTGGCCCTTTCTCATCGTGGTTCCGAATGCCACCTGCTCCAACTGGCGTCGAGAGTTCAAGCAATGGGCCCCAGGTGTCAGAGTCGTCGCTTATTACGGAGGCAGGGAACCTCAAGATATTGCCTACAAATATGAGCTGTTTCCAAATGGCAATACCGAAATGAAGGCTCAAGTTGTCATCATGTCTTATGACTCCGCGCAGGATCCACGAACGGTATCACTTTTCAAGTCCGCCAATTGGGCGGGTCTGGTTGTGGATGAAGGCCAGCGGCTGAAAAATGATCAAAATCTTCTTTACACTGCCTTGAAGTCCATGAAAATACCTTTCCGGCTGCTTCTTACCGGTACACCGCTGCAGAATAACAAAAGAGAGCTGTTTAACCTTTTACAGTTCATCGACGAAAAACAAAATGCAGAAAAACTGGACGAAGAATATGCAATCCTAGACAAAGATACTCTTCCCAAGCTGCACGAAAAGATCCGGCCGTATTTCTTGCGCAGAACAAAGCTTGGCGTCCTCAAGTTTCTTCCCCCTATGGCACAGATTATCCTACCTGTTACTATGACGGTTATCCAAGAAAAGCTCTCAAAGAGTATCATGGCAAAGAATCCCCAGCTCATTCGAGCTGTGTTTGCAAACAGTAAAATGAACGCAAAAGATCGTGGCAGCTTGAACAATATCTTGATGCAGCTGCGCAAATGCTTATGCCATCCGTTCATGTATTCCGAAGCTATTGAGGAGCGTCACCACGACCCAATGGTACTTCATCGCAATTTGGTAGAGGCATCAGCCAAGCTTCTGCTGTTGGAAATCATGTTGCCCAAATTAAAGGAACGGGGTCACCGTGTCCTGATATTTAGCCAATTCCTGCAACAACTTGACATAATCGAAGATTTTCTTAATGGGGTTGGTTATGGATATCGTCGCCTGGATGGATCAATTTCCagcttggagaagcagcgacGTATTGACGCCTTTAACGAGCCAGGCTCTGAACtgtttgcctttttgttATCGACCAgagctggtggtgttggAATCAATCTCGCAACGGCAGATACTGTCATTATAATGGACCCTGATTTCAATCCCCATCAGGACATCCAAGCTCTATCTCGTGCTCATCGTATTGGCCAGAAGAACAAGGTCTTGTGTTTTCAGCTCATGACTAAAGATTCGGTCGAAGAGCGAATAATGGAAATTGGGCGCAAGAAAATGGCACTGGATCATGCACTCATTGAGAGTatggacgacgaggaacTGGAGGGTGCTGACTTGGAATCGATATTGAAACATGGTGCTCAAGCGTTATTTGACGAAGGATATGAAAAGACTGCTATCCAATACGATTCAGCATCTGTTGATAAGCTCTTGGATCGTTCTCAAATGGAGAAGACCGCGGCAAACGATGACAACTCTGCCGAAAGCCAGTTTAACTTTGCTCGTGTATGGGCCAACGACAAGGGTGGCTTTGAGGAGAGAACAGATACTGGCGAAGAACTAGCACCAGAACCTATCAGTTCTAGCGTCTGGGACCGAATTCTTGCTgaaagagaggaggaagccaGGCGGGAGGCAGAGGCCAATAAAGAAGTCCTAGGGCGTGGCGCGAGACGTCGAATGGTATGATGACCAACCTTCAAGCGACTGATGTACAAACTAACGACTAACGATTGTACTCTTAGGCCGTGAATTACGGAGCCAAAGGCACCGAGCAATTTGTGGCTGGCGATGTGGGTGCTGATTCTTCGGACTCATCTGACGACTTTGATGTTGCAAATGCTCCCGAAGAGTCTGATGACGATGTAGATTTAGATGCGTCAACAGGAGGTAAGTGGGAAGAATGGTGGCCCTCCAAAACAATGACGGACAGTAAAGTTAACAAGACATCTTTAGCCGAGCGAGAAGTCGAATTTTTATCGATGCAAAAAGTCGGTTCCAAAAAGGGCCGAGGCCTTGCCTTTGCTACCCAACCGCTCATGACTACCCAGCCGCTCATGAATGTGCCACCAGCGGCGCCAATACCAGGCGTAGGTGCGCCTATACAGATGCAGATGGGCCCTCGTAAGAGAGGCAGACCCCGAAAGTCACTTGTCGACCCCAACGGCAATGTTATAAATAATGGCCCAGCAATAAAGCATGGCCCAGCAATTAAGCAGTCTGCTACCCCTGCCTTGGCTTATAAAACAGGCTACGGCAATGGCAGTGAAGTTACAGGCGAAGAGGCCAGGCGCCAACAAACTCGCCAACACTACGAGCAGTATATCGCTTATCGCGGTCGAGGACCCCCCATCCAAGCGCAAGCGCAAACGCAAACGCAAGCGCCCACTGGGTTTGAATATGTGTCTCGCCTCACCTCTGAGGCGCAAGTCCGTGTGGCCTTGGATTACGTTGCACACACCCAGGGCAATGTGTCAATGAAAGAGCGACACATTGCTGCATTGTTTCACAGATTAGAAGAGGTGCGGATACAAGGCGGGATTGCGCAGAGTTGAAATGCTCACTCACCGCTAGTAAgcatgagaagaagagagaaatgatTTTAATGACGGTATTGTTTTCTAGATTGGAAAACAAGAGTGAATATCCTGATGCCACCAAGgcgtgtacatgtatatagtTTTAGCATTTAGCATCTTAGACATTGCCCCAGGGTGGGCGGCCACCCAGCATTAGCAGGcaagaagggggaaaagcaaagcttGCCAATAGGAAAATTAAAGAACCTGACTAGATAAAATTGCCGGTACTATTTCCATCAGGCACGGGGCAGATACCAGCGGATGGTGGTGAATTCGCTGCAGGTAGCCGAGCCCTGACTTGATCTCTGGACAGGGGTAAGATACAAACGGATGAGGCGAATAGCTTTGATGGCTGGGACTGGGCTGTTGAGATAAaatcttctttcatcttcctctccttcctcttctttcctcctcACTGTCATTGATACAAAACTCCCTTTCCTTTAGTGTTGAAGACTCTGGGTATTGTTGTCCATCCAGCACTGCTCTCCTGTCAATCGCCATCAGAACCCCTTTTTGCGTTATACTATCTACTACCATTGCCTCTCATCAATCTATtcctcaatcttctcgcccaatcttcttgtttcctctgCTATTCAATTATTATAGCAATGGATCGCTCCAGTGGACTCGTCTCGAGACAGGGAAGCATATCCCACATGCCATGGCCCTCTGAGACGTCAGCATTTACATCCCATCTTCGACAGTGCTCTGCCGAGCCTGCTATGGAAAGGCAGCTGGGATTTGACCGCTCACATCCATCCCTCAGCAGCTATTTCCTCCAACTATctggccaagacggcagAGATGCTATTAGGGAGCCGCCGCAGCAAATGGTTTATCCTaaccagcagcaaatgaACAACATCGTGTCGATGAGTCCCGCAGCAGCTACTCCTGCATCTCGAGGCCTTGCCTCGAGTAACTGGCGTACTATTGGGCAAGAAGGAAACCCT encodes:
- a CDS encoding uncharacterized protein (BUSCO:EOG092D4KGF), which produces MMLSLGQLRPKGLSRQLFLCMYKPSAYVLQTSRPASLSAIHRGVRRSDRVQFGGRSRDRDSSFNGRSGGLTRRALEGAASPRQQQKLRKKLGRKELEEDEEESGKQTRRKRFLNPEFEYGKKSLVYQLKHGALKDQAAALVQEPVRPLPFQRLENSPRRRTESSRPTERSRPTERSRPTERSRPTERSWPTERSRPIERSWPTERSRPTERSWPTERARPTERSERPRSSIRSQDDRTSDFHGDVESPLPRERRNQMMSMNIKYTTAASQFLYGKSVVKAALEQGRRKLYKLFIYGGENRKDLKDNAIITRLAERRGVPITIIPNEDQRLMDKMSMGRPHNGFVLETSPLPRLPVKSLSRLEETPGKLGFHVELDYQSKEEESINGQDTFIPRKNDNAPKPFVLLLNEILDPGNLGGILRTASYLGVDAVGITNRSSSTLTPVVLKSAAGAVEEITIFSVDSPISFIEESKKAGWKTYAAVAPPDPKLMQRHDKFISTANVEAQQPLASHPCILVLGNEGYGLSKPIKVAADYELSVPYFVRNSSVDSLNVSVAAGLLCHSFVRTPSITASTPTKTQEETPSHPELETGKDEKETMF
- a CDS encoding uncharacterized protein (EggNog:ENOG41), producing the protein MVEPARHSHRKRPLGKKKNFVKRMAVSTQLPPVSPELINNSDNVLFRCTTCHRGWHQEHLQSSGDDSVGTDIKPERLKDYSPDWQCNDCSSVESKIHRLVAWRPYTQQTPLPAYEDVSEDQREYLVKWHEASFAHCSWVSGSWLFGVAAGTMRTSFAKRAAEQNLLKFSSDEAIPDEFITPDLIFDVKLASSGSRNRSKEEDLANISQVKSILVKFHGLGYDDVVWDSPPSQDKPRLYSAFVEAYRGYIEGKHFRNEPSSKIRERIREYKNSPFKEVDTQPVGLKRGKLMGYQIEGLNWLLQNFHQSRSIVLADEMGLGKTVQVVGLVTSLIQDTPRCWPFLIVVPNATCSNWRREFKQWAPGVRVVAYYGGREPQDIAYKYELFPNGNTEMKAQVVIMSYDSAQDPRTVSLFKSANWAGLVVDEGQRLKNDQNLLYTALKSMKIPFRLLLTGTPLQNNKRELFNLLQFIDEKQNAEKLDEEYAILDKDTLPKLHEKIRPYFLRRTKLGVLKFLPPMAQIILPVTMTVIQEKLSKSIMAKNPQLIRAVFANSKMNAKDRGSLNNILMQLRKCLCHPFMYSEAIEERHHDPMVLHRNLVEASAKLLLLEIMLPKLKERGHRVLIFSQFLQQLDIIEDFLNGVGYGYRRLDGSISSLEKQRRIDAFNEPGSELFAFLLSTRAGGVGINLATADTVIIMDPDFNPHQDIQALSRAHRIGQKNKVLCFQLMTKDSVEERIMEIGRKKMALDHALIESMDDEELEGADLESILKHGAQALFDEGYEKTAIQYDSASVDKLLDRSQMEKTAANDDNSAESQFNFARVWANDKGGFEERTDTGEELAPEPISSSVWDRILAEREEEARREAEANKEVLGRGARRRMAVNYGAKGTEQFVAGDVGADSSDSSDDFDVANAPEESDDDVDLDASTGAEREVEFLSMQKVGSKKGRGLAFATQPLMTTQPLMNVPPAAPIPGVGAPIQMQMGPRKRGRPRKSLVDPNGNVINNGPAIKHGPAIKQSATPALAYKTGYGNGSEVTGEEARRQQTRQHYEQYIAYRGRGPPIQAQAQTQTQAPTGFEYVSRLTSEAQVRVALDYVAHTQGNVSMKERHIAALFHRLEEVRIQGGIAQS
- a CDS encoding uncharacterized protein (EggNog:ENOG41), whose product is MNESSVLQDLFEPNEEKSHDDVPALGLPIYDMGDLGDLALLKAALDGEQEMAIDEAEAEASEMPLDDSRDPTPDFTIQIDSDTDTSSSEMQVDVAPATRIEVAIPELSAERRIEYSAVHSMVVERLAACREYRNDYIEYDLEFTDGRIQTVRLEQSVYPHLEYRSRILRATVPLG